A window from Pseudomonas frederiksbergensis encodes these proteins:
- a CDS encoding autotransporter serine protease, which produces MDVQIKPMSVGTLLLLVSAIPVSVQAAYLETGKPGDAASWRSAEFQRDWGLARMQADQAYAAGITGKGVKIGELDSGFDAAHPEFATDRYHAVTASGSYVDGIPFNVDGTLNANNDSHGTHVAGTIGASRDGTGMHGVAYNAQVYVGNTNKNDSFLFGPNPDPRYFKAVYNALADAGVRAINNSWGSQPPDVSYRTLADLQAAYAQHWNKGTWLDEAADVSRRGVINVFSAGNSGYPNASVRSALPYFEPDLEGHWLAVSGLDQGNQQKYNQCGIAKYWCITTPGAKIDSTIPGAGYAIKSGTSMSAPHATGALALVMERYPYMNNQQALETLLTTATQLDGSITEAPSTRIGWGVANLERAMHGPGQLLGRFDANLGAGQSDVWSNDITDKALIQRQSEDAAEHSAWQQTLQTKGWENGVPLGASQQDLTDYAVGTARDLAAATRVYEGSLIKSGVGRLMLTGNSTYRGPTTVNGGLLSVNGSLASQVTVNDSGTLGGAGRVGALTANRGATVAPGNSIGTLQVSGDVTFAPGSTYAVELSPTASDRIVAGGTATVSGATVSLSLENSPTLLSTQQVQSLLGHQYNILQAAGGIQGQFGAVLPNYLFIGGSLDYAATGIQLSVERNDTTFASVGQTPNQRAVASAAEGLGAGNPVYESLLLSPTATSAQQAFQQLSGEIYPALGSVLINDSRYLRDAVGERLIDAQGTQSNGWIKALGAWGKTDERHDTAGYTTSIGGLLAGVDGALDEQTRIGLVTGYSDSSVSMGSGTHSSAKVDSYHLGAYAGRESGAWRLSAGGAYSWHRADVKRDLHYGDVSAKQKAKVDAGTTQVFGEAAYRLNLQPLALESFGNLAYVHLDTEGFTEKGDAAALKSSGDTRDAVLSTLGVRALKTVNLSGQQKLDLSGSLGWQHNLSHTDSEEHLAFAGGSTAFSVESSPMVRDAALVGAHASLALSRDIRLNLDYTGQLASREKSHGVGLSLNWQF; this is translated from the coding sequence ATGGATGTACAGATCAAGCCGATGTCGGTCGGCACGCTATTACTCCTGGTGTCAGCAATACCGGTCTCGGTGCAAGCCGCTTATCTGGAAACCGGCAAACCCGGCGATGCCGCCAGTTGGCGCTCGGCGGAGTTCCAGCGCGACTGGGGACTCGCCCGCATGCAAGCCGATCAAGCCTACGCCGCCGGCATCACCGGCAAAGGCGTAAAAATCGGCGAGCTCGATTCTGGCTTCGATGCTGCCCACCCCGAATTCGCTACCGACCGTTATCACGCGGTGACCGCCAGCGGCAGTTACGTTGACGGCATCCCGTTCAATGTCGACGGCACACTCAACGCCAACAACGACTCCCATGGCACACACGTCGCCGGCACTATCGGTGCCTCGCGCGACGGCACCGGCATGCATGGCGTGGCCTACAACGCGCAGGTCTACGTCGGCAACACCAACAAGAACGACAGTTTCCTGTTCGGCCCCAATCCTGATCCTCGCTACTTCAAAGCGGTCTATAACGCGTTGGCGGATGCCGGTGTGCGAGCGATCAACAACAGCTGGGGCAGCCAACCGCCGGATGTCAGCTATCGGACCCTCGCCGATCTGCAGGCGGCCTACGCCCAGCACTGGAACAAAGGCACCTGGCTCGATGAGGCCGCAGACGTTTCCCGACGCGGTGTGATCAACGTGTTCAGTGCCGGTAACAGCGGTTACCCCAACGCCAGCGTGCGCTCGGCCTTGCCCTATTTCGAGCCGGACCTGGAAGGCCACTGGCTGGCGGTGTCGGGGCTGGATCAAGGCAACCAACAGAAATACAACCAGTGCGGGATCGCCAAGTATTGGTGCATCACCACCCCCGGCGCGAAGATCGACAGCACCATTCCCGGCGCAGGCTATGCGATCAAGTCCGGCACTTCCATGTCCGCGCCGCATGCCACCGGTGCCCTGGCGCTGGTGATGGAACGCTATCCGTACATGAACAACCAGCAGGCGCTGGAAACGCTGCTGACCACCGCCACCCAACTCGACGGCTCGATCACCGAGGCGCCGAGTACCCGCATCGGCTGGGGCGTCGCCAACCTCGAACGGGCGATGCACGGGCCGGGCCAATTGCTCGGACGTTTCGACGCCAATCTGGGGGCAGGGCAGAGCGATGTCTGGAGCAACGACATCACCGACAAGGCGCTGATTCAGCGTCAAAGCGAAGACGCGGCGGAGCACAGTGCCTGGCAACAGACGCTGCAGACCAAAGGTTGGGAGAACGGTGTACCGCTCGGTGCCAGCCAGCAGGATCTGACCGACTATGCGGTGGGCACGGCCCGTGATCTCGCCGCCGCCACTCGGGTCTACGAAGGCAGCCTGATCAAGTCTGGTGTCGGGCGCCTGATGCTCACCGGCAACAGCACTTATCGCGGGCCGACCACAGTGAATGGCGGTCTGCTGTCGGTCAACGGTTCGCTGGCATCGCAAGTGACCGTCAATGACAGCGGCACGCTGGGTGGGGCTGGACGCGTCGGCGCACTGACCGCCAATCGCGGCGCTACGGTTGCGCCGGGCAATTCCATTGGCACCTTGCAGGTCAGCGGCGACGTCACGTTTGCGCCGGGTTCAACCTACGCCGTGGAGCTGTCGCCGACCGCGAGTGACCGGATCGTCGCGGGCGGCACGGCCACGGTCAGCGGCGCGACCGTCAGCCTGTCACTGGAAAACAGCCCGACCTTGCTCAGCACTCAACAAGTGCAAAGCCTGCTCGGTCATCAGTACAACATCCTGCAAGCGGCCGGCGGCATTCAAGGTCAGTTCGGCGCGGTGCTGCCCAACTACCTGTTCATCGGCGGTAGCCTCGATTACGCGGCCACCGGTATTCAATTGAGTGTCGAGCGCAACGACACGACCTTCGCCAGCGTCGGCCAAACGCCGAACCAGCGCGCCGTAGCCTCCGCCGCTGAAGGGCTTGGGGCGGGCAATCCGGTTTACGAAAGCCTGCTGCTGTCGCCCACCGCGACGTCCGCCCAACAGGCGTTTCAGCAGTTGTCGGGGGAAATCTACCCGGCGCTGGGTTCGGTACTGATCAACGACAGCCGCTACCTGCGCGATGCTGTCGGTGAGCGGTTGATTGACGCCCAAGGCACTCAAAGCAATGGCTGGATCAAGGCGCTGGGCGCCTGGGGCAAAACCGATGAGCGCCATGACACCGCCGGTTACACCACTTCGATTGGCGGCTTGCTGGCCGGTGTCGACGGGGCGCTGGATGAGCAAACCCGGATCGGCCTGGTCACCGGTTATAGCGACAGCTCGGTGAGCATGGGCTCCGGCACTCACTCATCGGCCAAGGTCGACAGCTATCACCTGGGTGCTTATGCCGGCCGCGAGTCGGGTGCCTGGCGCCTGAGTGCCGGCGGTGCCTACAGCTGGCATCGCGCCGACGTCAAACGTGACCTGCACTACGGCGACGTCAGCGCCAAACAGAAAGCCAAGGTCGATGCCGGGACCACCCAAGTGTTCGGTGAAGCGGCGTATCGCCTGAACCTGCAACCGCTGGCGCTCGAATCCTTCGGGAACCTGGCCTACGTGCACCTCGACACTGAAGGTTTCACCGAGAAAGGTGACGCTGCGGCACTGAAAAGCAGTGGCGACACGCGTGACGCGGTACTCAGCACGTTGGGCGTGCGTGCATTGAAAACCGTGAACCTGTCCGGCCAGCAGAAGCTGGACCTGAGCGGCAGCCTCGGCTGGCAGCACAACCTGAGCCATACCGATTCCGAAGAACACCTGGCATTTGCCGGCGGCAGCACAGCGTTTTCCGTGGAGAGTTCGCCAATGGTGCGTGATGCGGCGCTGGTGGGCGCCCATGCCAGCCTGGCCCTGAGCCGGGACATCCGCTTGAATCTCGATTACACCGGCCAACTGGCCAGCCGCGAGAAGAGCCATGGCGTGGGCCTCAGCCTCAATTGGCAGTTTTAA
- a CDS encoding autotransporter serine protease, whose protein sequence is MNNKHNNLALLCALATLGTAQAAPYVENGRAGDPNSWRSTEFNADWGLGAVNAQTAYAAGYTGKGVKLGIFDQPVYAAHPEFSGPNKVINLVTSGIREYTDPYIPVKAGDAFRYDGSPTIDSDGEYGAHGTHVAGIAAGSRDGGPMHGVAFGAQIISADNGDPGPEDGIIRGNDGAVYKAGWDALIASGARIINNSWGIGITDRFDLGGRNPAYPHFTVQDAQLQFNEISPLLGTKPGGAYDGAIAAARSGIVTIFAAGNDYNLNNPDAIAGLGYFVPDIAPNWVTVAALQKNPDLNSPNPYTISTFSSRCGYTASFCVSAPGSKIYSSIISGTNADNLTTGYTNYNGTSMAAPHVAGSMAVLMERFPYMTGAQVASVLRTTATDLGAPGVDSLYGWGMINLRKGIDGPAMLVTEQDIPEEFRIQGAYGSSQFVADLPGIGAIIDKGKPTERVCNDVHCGLDTWRNDISGHGGLTKQGIGTLVLTGANTYAGPTLVNQGRLAINGSLLSAVTVNDSGILGGNGRIGALTAKRGGTVAPGNSIGTLQVAGDVTFEPGSTYAVELSPTRSDQIVAGGKAVIDGATVSLSLENSPTLLTPSEVKSLLGNQYNILQAAGGIEGRFGAVLPDYLFIGGTLDYSANGIQLAVERNAASFASVGQTPNQRAVAAAAEQLGAGNSLYETLLLSPTAAVAQQAFQQLSGEVHPAIGTLLINDSRYLRDAVGERLRERDLFNAAAPTDDRSNAWVKVLGAWGKSDGGHDNASSNSSIGGLLAGVDGLITEDTRLGFVTGYSDSSLSMGDGTHSSASVDSYHLGAYLGHEIDALRLSVGGTYSWHRIDVKRDLQLGDVSGKQKSKRDATTAQLFTEAAYRLDLQPLALEPFANLAYVHLNSDSFTEKGDAAALKGGEDNRDAVLSTLGVRASKAIALSDQQQLELSATLGWQHNLSNTRSESHLAFANGNTGFSVQSVSLDRNAAVVGARAGLAVAQDVRLSLDYNGLLGSNEKDHGVGLTLDWQF, encoded by the coding sequence ATGAATAACAAGCACAACAACCTTGCCTTGCTCTGCGCATTGGCCACCCTCGGTACCGCGCAAGCGGCGCCTTACGTGGAAAACGGTCGAGCAGGCGATCCCAACAGTTGGCGCAGCACTGAATTCAACGCCGATTGGGGGCTGGGAGCGGTCAACGCACAAACGGCCTATGCCGCCGGTTACACCGGCAAAGGCGTGAAGCTGGGGATCTTTGACCAACCGGTCTACGCCGCGCATCCGGAATTCTCCGGCCCGAACAAAGTGATCAACCTGGTCACCAGCGGTATCCGCGAATACACCGACCCGTACATCCCGGTCAAAGCCGGCGATGCGTTTCGTTATGACGGTTCGCCCACGATCGATTCCGACGGCGAGTATGGTGCCCACGGTACCCACGTTGCCGGTATCGCTGCGGGCAGTCGCGATGGCGGCCCGATGCATGGCGTGGCATTTGGTGCGCAGATCATCAGTGCGGACAACGGCGATCCGGGCCCGGAGGACGGCATCATTCGCGGCAACGACGGCGCGGTCTACAAGGCCGGTTGGGATGCCTTGATCGCCAGCGGCGCGCGGATCATCAATAACAGTTGGGGCATCGGCATCACCGATCGCTTCGACCTCGGTGGACGCAACCCCGCCTACCCGCATTTCACCGTGCAAGATGCGCAATTGCAGTTCAACGAGATCAGTCCGTTACTCGGGACCAAACCGGGCGGAGCCTATGACGGCGCCATCGCGGCGGCCCGCAGCGGTATCGTGACGATCTTCGCCGCCGGCAACGATTACAACCTCAACAACCCGGACGCCATTGCAGGCCTGGGCTACTTCGTGCCGGACATCGCGCCGAACTGGGTGACCGTGGCGGCGTTGCAGAAAAACCCGGACCTCAACAGCCCGAACCCCTACACCATCAGCACCTTCTCATCACGTTGCGGCTACACCGCCAGCTTTTGCGTGTCCGCACCGGGCAGCAAGATCTACAGCTCGATCATCAGCGGTACCAACGCCGACAACCTGACCACCGGCTACACCAACTACAACGGCACGTCGATGGCAGCGCCGCACGTCGCCGGCTCCATGGCCGTGCTGATGGAACGCTTCCCGTACATGACCGGCGCCCAGGTCGCCAGCGTGTTGCGCACCACGGCCACCGACCTCGGTGCACCCGGCGTCGATTCGCTGTACGGCTGGGGGATGATCAACCTGCGCAAAGGCATCGATGGCCCGGCGATGTTGGTCACCGAGCAGGACATTCCCGAGGAGTTCCGCATCCAGGGTGCCTACGGTTCAAGCCAGTTTGTGGCGGACTTGCCGGGGATCGGTGCGATTATCGACAAGGGCAAACCGACCGAGCGCGTGTGCAATGACGTGCACTGCGGCCTCGACACGTGGCGCAACGACATTTCCGGCCATGGTGGCCTGACCAAGCAGGGCATCGGCACGCTGGTGCTGACCGGCGCCAACACCTACGCCGGTCCGACGCTGGTCAATCAGGGCCGCTTGGCCATCAACGGTTCGCTGCTCTCGGCGGTCACCGTCAACGACAGCGGGATCCTCGGCGGTAATGGCCGCATCGGCGCATTGACCGCGAAACGCGGCGGCACGGTAGCGCCAGGCAACTCCATCGGCACCTTGCAAGTAGCAGGGGACGTGACCTTCGAACCTGGCTCGACCTACGCCGTGGAGTTATCGCCGACCCGCAGCGATCAGATCGTGGCGGGCGGTAAAGCCGTGATCGACGGCGCGACCGTCAGCCTGTCCCTGGAAAACAGTCCGACCTTGCTGACCCCTAGCGAAGTGAAATCATTGCTCGGCAACCAATACAACATTCTGCAAGCGGCCGGCGGGATCGAAGGGCGTTTCGGCGCCGTGCTCCCGGATTATCTGTTCATCGGAGGCACACTCGACTACTCGGCCAATGGCATCCAACTGGCGGTTGAGCGCAACGCAGCGTCCTTCGCCAGCGTCGGCCAAACCCCGAATCAACGCGCCGTTGCCGCGGCCGCCGAGCAACTGGGCGCGGGCAATTCGCTCTATGAAACCTTGCTGCTTTCGCCGACCGCCGCCGTCGCACAACAAGCCTTCCAGCAACTGTCGGGCGAGGTTCACCCGGCGATCGGCACGCTGCTGATCAACGACAGCCGTTACCTGCGCGATGCCGTCGGCGAACGCCTGCGCGAGCGTGATCTGTTCAACGCGGCGGCACCCACCGATGACCGCAGCAACGCCTGGGTCAAAGTGCTTGGCGCCTGGGGCAAGAGCGATGGCGGGCATGACAACGCCAGTTCCAACAGCTCCATTGGCGGCTTGCTGGCCGGTGTCGACGGGCTGATCACTGAAGATACGCGCCTGGGTTTCGTCACCGGTTACAGCGACAGTTCGTTAAGCATGGGCGATGGCACGCATTCGTCAGCCTCCGTCGACAGCTACCACTTGGGCGCCTATCTGGGCCACGAAATCGACGCCCTGCGTTTGAGCGTCGGCGGCACTTACAGCTGGCATCGCATTGACGTGAAGCGTGACCTGCAATTGGGCGACGTCAGCGGCAAACAGAAATCCAAACGCGATGCGACCACCGCCCAACTGTTTACCGAAGCGGCGTATCGCCTGGACCTGCAACCGCTGGCACTGGAGCCGTTCGCCAACCTGGCTTACGTGCACCTCAACAGCGACAGCTTCACCGAGAAAGGTGATGCCGCGGCGCTCAAGGGTGGCGAAGACAACCGCGACGCCGTGCTCTCAACCCTCGGTGTGCGGGCAAGCAAAGCGATTGCCCTGTCGGACCAACAGCAACTGGAACTGTCCGCCACGCTGGGCTGGCAGCACAACCTGAGCAACACACGTTCCGAAAGTCATCTGGCCTTCGCCAACGGCAACACCGGGTTCAGCGTGCAGAGCGTTTCCCTGGATCGTAACGCCGCCGTTGTGGGTGCGCGGGCCGGTCTGGCGGTGGCGCAGGACGTTCGTTTGAGCCTGGATTACAACGGACTGCTTGGTTCCAACGAGAAAGACCACGGTGTGGGTCTGACGCTCGACTGGCAGTTCTGA
- a CDS encoding polyurethanase, producing the protein MGLFDYKNADGKALYSDAIALTLYAYTPTGQPLPATGWAPIGATQLGYQGKVGAQGTFYGEKDGFTSAEAEVLGKYDGAGKLIGIGIAFRGTGGLGYSDTFGDMKNNLLAAVGPVDYATNYAKNAFDNLLKDVAAFAIAHGLGARDVLVSGHSLGGLGVNSLAELSGNNWGGFFKEANYVAFASPTQSATGNNVLNIGYENDPVFRVLDGTTFSSGSLGKHDGHQGSATNNIVNFNDQYASTAQNLVPFSILNPLNWSAHGSLGYADGLNRVIDSRFYDLTDKDSTLIVSNLTEESRGKTWVEDLGRSGEPHVGSTFIIGTDSNDLLKGGAGNDFIEGRDGDDRFRDDGGYNLLLGGKGSNTFELQKPLQNFSVANDGDGTLYVRDAYGGLSMTRDIGALVSKEPGSWWGSKEVSYSVTANGLLNGSELTQYNHSLNGDAYGNTLAASIDGDWLFGNAGDDLLRSDKSQVTFVGGAGNDVMQASGGNNTFLFSGAFGFDAINGYQGSDKLLFMGVEGAGQGYDYKQHASQSGQDTVLKIGDFAVTLVGVGLDNLSASGITFA; encoded by the coding sequence ATGGGACTGTTTGATTACAAAAATGCGGACGGCAAGGCGTTGTACTCCGACGCCATCGCACTGACGCTGTATGCGTACACGCCAACCGGTCAACCGCTGCCGGCGACCGGTTGGGCGCCGATTGGCGCTACGCAGCTGGGTTATCAAGGCAAGGTCGGCGCTCAAGGCACCTTTTATGGCGAGAAGGACGGTTTCACCAGCGCCGAAGCCGAAGTGCTCGGCAAGTACGACGGGGCGGGCAAGCTGATCGGTATCGGCATTGCTTTTCGTGGCACCGGCGGCTTGGGTTACAGCGACACCTTCGGCGACATGAAAAACAACCTGCTGGCTGCCGTCGGCCCGGTGGATTACGCGACGAACTACGCGAAGAATGCCTTCGACAACTTGCTCAAGGATGTTGCCGCGTTTGCGATTGCCCATGGCCTGGGCGCCAGGGATGTTTTGGTCAGCGGTCATAGCCTGGGCGGGCTGGGCGTCAACAGCCTCGCCGAACTGAGTGGCAACAACTGGGGCGGTTTCTTCAAGGAGGCCAACTACGTTGCCTTCGCCTCACCGACCCAGAGCGCTACCGGCAACAATGTGCTGAACATCGGTTACGAGAACGATCCGGTGTTTCGGGTGCTGGACGGCACCACGTTCAGCAGCGGCTCCCTGGGCAAGCACGACGGACATCAGGGCTCGGCGACCAACAACATCGTCAACTTCAATGACCAGTACGCGTCCACCGCGCAGAACCTGGTGCCGTTCAGCATCCTGAATCCGCTGAACTGGTCGGCTCACGGTTCGCTGGGTTATGCCGACGGGTTGAACCGGGTGATCGACTCGCGCTTCTACGACCTCACCGACAAGGACTCGACGCTGATCGTGTCCAACCTGACGGAAGAATCCCGGGGCAAGACCTGGGTCGAGGACCTCGGTCGCAGCGGCGAACCTCACGTTGGCAGCACCTTCATCATTGGCACCGACAGCAACGACCTGCTCAAGGGCGGTGCCGGCAATGACTTCATCGAAGGTCGCGACGGCGATGATCGGTTCCGCGATGACGGTGGCTACAACCTCCTGTTGGGCGGCAAGGGCAGCAACACCTTCGAATTGCAGAAGCCGTTGCAGAACTTCAGCGTTGCCAATGACGGCGACGGCACGCTGTACGTGCGTGATGCCTATGGCGGCCTCAGCATGACCCGCGACATCGGGGCGCTGGTCAGTAAAGAGCCGGGCTCATGGTGGGGGAGCAAGGAGGTGAGTTACAGCGTTACCGCCAACGGTTTGCTCAACGGCAGCGAGCTTACCCAGTACAACCACTCGCTTAACGGTGATGCCTACGGCAACACACTGGCAGCCAGCATCGACGGCGACTGGTTGTTCGGCAATGCTGGCGACGACCTGCTGCGCAGCGACAAAAGCCAGGTGACCTTCGTCGGTGGCGCGGGCAATGACGTGATGCAGGCCTCGGGTGGCAACAATACGTTCCTGTTCAGCGGCGCCTTCGGTTTCGACGCGATCAATGGCTACCAGGGCAGCGACAAACTGCTGTTCATGGGCGTTGAGGGCGCGGGGCAGGGGTATGACTACAAACAACACGCTTCGCAGTCGGGCCAGGACACGGTGCTGAAAATTGGCGATTTTGCCGTGACCCTGGTGGGGGTGGGACTGGATAACCTGTCGGCTTCAGGCATTACGTTTGCCTGA